One Mycobacteroides salmoniphilum DNA segment encodes these proteins:
- a CDS encoding DUF899 domain-containing protein, giving the protein MSDTTPLPPIVSRDEWLSASAELLVHEKAATRTLDALAARRRRMPMVAMPGGYTFTGPDGELSLPDLFDGRDQLIVYQFMDNGPDDHCSGCASVCDNISRHEHLNARDTSFAVVSDMPYPQIEAVQHRMQWSFPFVSSHGTVFAGDCGAGRGFGISVFLRDGDNVYQTYFSTDRGADKMRLDFVLLDLTPYGRQEDWEDSPDGWPQTPPYQWWRLHDEY; this is encoded by the coding sequence ATGTCCGATACCACGCCCCTGCCCCCGATCGTTTCCCGTGACGAGTGGCTTAGCGCCAGCGCCGAGCTGCTGGTTCACGAGAAGGCAGCCACGCGAACCCTCGATGCGCTGGCAGCGCGGCGTCGCCGGATGCCGATGGTCGCCATGCCCGGCGGTTACACGTTCACCGGGCCCGACGGCGAGCTGTCACTGCCGGATCTGTTCGACGGGCGTGACCAGCTCATCGTGTACCAGTTCATGGACAACGGACCCGACGACCACTGCTCCGGGTGTGCCTCGGTATGCGACAACATCAGCAGGCATGAGCATCTGAACGCCCGCGACACCAGCTTCGCGGTGGTGTCCGACATGCCGTATCCACAGATCGAAGCGGTCCAGCACCGCATGCAATGGTCGTTCCCGTTCGTATCCTCCCATGGCACCGTCTTTGCCGGGGATTGCGGCGCCGGAAGAGGATTCGGCATCAGCGTGTTTCTGCGCGACGGCGACAACGTCTACCAGACGTACTTCAGCACCGACCGCGGCGCAGACAAAATGCGCTTGGACTTTGTACTGCTCGACCTCACACCGTATGGCCGTCAAGAGGATTGGGAGGACTCACCGGACGGCTGGCCACAGACACCGCCGTATCAATGGTGGCGCTTGCATGACGAGTACTAG
- a CDS encoding YybH family protein, with protein sequence MADIAAALNRFVTAFNTNDLDLVMEHFADDAEYLPGDGSRHIGLTAIRREFEPQFTGAYGAMTFDEHDRLIDQSARKATIRWTCRHDIRARQSPTRLLGAATRLAAFAFPRFGWEGLDVFHFDADGKITGKYSYSNYVVPRISRRLG encoded by the coding sequence ATGGCGGATATCGCGGCAGCCCTGAACCGCTTCGTGACTGCGTTCAACACCAATGACCTGGACCTGGTCATGGAGCATTTTGCCGATGACGCCGAGTACCTCCCCGGCGATGGGTCACGGCATATCGGATTGACCGCCATTCGTCGCGAATTCGAACCGCAGTTCACCGGCGCCTACGGCGCAATGACATTCGACGAGCACGACCGGCTGATCGATCAGTCCGCACGCAAGGCGACCATTCGGTGGACATGCCGCCACGACATCCGGGCACGCCAGTCCCCGACGCGACTGCTTGGTGCGGCGACTCGCCTTGCGGCGTTTGCCTTCCCCCGTTTCGGATGGGAAGGCTTGGACGTCTTCCACTTCGACGCGGACGGGAAGATCACCGGCAAGTACTCGTATTCCAATTACGTAGTACCCAGGATCAGTCGACGACTCGGCTAG
- a CDS encoding cytochrome c oxidase subunit 3 — translation MTAQPSTDVGTVDATNRGRKIPGEPEFWIFVLGDMALFAVFFILWGWNNAHQPELFDANRATLSKGIGLTNTLLLITSSTLVAAGLTRARDGHVQVARRLYQGAMTLGGGFLVLKVVEYEAHIRHGMSAVSNDFFMLYFVFTGIHALHVVAGLAALALGARQCTARADPERAGTQGPNLVLLESVGVYWHMVDVFWLFLFAIIYLV, via the coding sequence ATGACCGCCCAACCGAGCACCGACGTGGGAACCGTCGACGCCACCAATCGTGGCCGGAAGATTCCGGGCGAACCTGAGTTCTGGATCTTCGTGCTGGGAGACATGGCTCTTTTCGCAGTGTTCTTCATTCTCTGGGGGTGGAACAACGCCCATCAGCCTGAGCTGTTCGATGCGAATCGCGCGACTCTGAGCAAAGGGATCGGCCTCACCAACACCCTGCTTCTGATCACCAGCTCCACTCTGGTGGCGGCTGGGCTCACGCGGGCCAGAGATGGCCATGTCCAGGTGGCTCGCCGCCTCTATCAGGGCGCGATGACGCTTGGCGGCGGCTTCCTCGTGCTCAAGGTCGTGGAATACGAGGCGCACATCCGACACGGAATGAGTGCCGTCAGTAACGACTTCTTCATGCTCTATTTCGTCTTCACCGGCATCCACGCTCTGCACGTCGTCGCCGGACTGGCCGCGCTCGCACTGGGCGCCCGGCAGTGCACTGCACGGGCGGATCCGGAGCGGGCGGGTACACAGGGGCCGAATCTGGTACTCCTGGAATCCGTTGGCGTCTATTGGCACATGGTCGATGTGTTCTGGCTCTTCCTGTTCGCCATCATCTACCTCGTTTAG
- a CDS encoding cytochrome C oxidase subunit IV family protein produces MALNIRTDTPVRVIATWAVLVAASLASAFLSHDQLSAMGIAGVLMLAAFKALLVMGEYIEIRRAPIWLIAVCGLWTGGVSCCLILLIAAPAWTLTLLGQ; encoded by the coding sequence ATGGCACTGAATATCCGGACTGATACTCCCGTCCGTGTTATCGCGACATGGGCGGTGCTGGTAGCCGCAAGTCTCGCCTCGGCGTTCTTGAGCCATGACCAACTGTCCGCGATGGGTATCGCCGGCGTTCTGATGCTGGCTGCGTTCAAAGCACTTCTGGTGATGGGCGAATACATCGAAATCCGGCGCGCTCCGATATGGCTCATTGCAGTCTGCGGCCTCTGGACCGGTGGCGTGTCGTGCTGCCTCATTCTGCTGATCGCCGCACCCGCGTGGACGCTCACATTGTTGGGTCAATGA